In the Pongo abelii isolate AG06213 chromosome 9, NHGRI_mPonAbe1-v2.0_pri, whole genome shotgun sequence genome, GCCCGTAGGTAGCGACTCTCCTCCTGCAGTGCCTGTACGCGTTTGCCCAGCTCCCGATTCTCGGCCCGCAGCTCCTGGTTCTCGGCTGCCAGACCCCGGACTCGACTCTCCAGCCCCATCACGTACTCCTTCTTCTTCAGCCGATTAAGGCGGGCAGCGGCCGCCGCCGCCTTCCGGGGACTCTTTGTCGCCGCCTGGTTGTTGTCGTTACCGCTGCCGCCACCGCCGCCTCCTCCTGGGGACTTTCTCCGCCTCTTTTCGGCGCTGCCActgtcactgctgctgctgcagcctcCGATACCGTTTAACAGCCTTTGCAGCAGGTCAGAAAAGCGCTGCATTTCAGCAGCCGCGGCCTCTTCATCATCGTCCGCTCTCCACAGGCCGCCGCTATCCGAGCCTCCGCCAGACGAGGAGAGAGGCCCCGGCGAGCTAAGCCCGGGGTCCAGGTGCCAGTCCGGTTGCCGGGGGTCCAGGAGATCCGCCAGTTCCAGCCCAGACAGAAAGTCCATATCCTCCGTCTCTTCCCCCGGGAGGCTGGCGAtcgcctcctcctccatctcctcggGCGAGGGCGCGCGCACGGCCACGCCGCCGCGGCTCCCCCTCCCGGCTTCCAACTCTCCTTCGTCGCCAAACTGCTGCTTGCGGCCGGGAGATCCGGCCGCCGCCGTCTCCTCCTCCCCCGCTGCAGCCCGGGACAGGTCCGAGGGCAGCGAGCAGGTTGCAGCCGGCTCCGGACTCTCACTGCGGGTTGGGGAGTTGCTGCCCGAGGCTGCCAGCAGCTTGGTCAGGCTATGCCTCATGAGGGCCGGCGGCGGGCCGCGGTAGGCCCCAGCCGCTAACAGTGGGCCTCACGGGCCCCAAGGATCCCAGGCCCCAGGGCCGGTAGCCCCCGGCACTGGCCGAAACGAAATGCAGGGAAAGGTCCGAGTCGCCTCCCGCCTCACTTGGCTAGTCGACCCCCCGCGCCAAGGCGCGGGGAGGGACGGGAGAACGAAGCGGTGAGGCCCTGCGATGACTCGACCGCGCCACCCAGACAACGGCCTAGCCGGAAGTCAGTGGTTTTCGCCCCAGCCCCGCCCACCGCGTTTCGCGCGCCACCAGGCCGTAGTGTCGCGAGATTTCAGGGTGCTTTAGAGTGGGAATAATTCCAGCTTTCTAGTGATGTCATAATAACAGCGGCAAAAATAACAAGTCTCTAGATTTATCCACCCTAATTCAATACCACCCAATACCCAGACTCAACAGTTCAACacaacattttgccatatttgctttatctttacataaatgcttgtaaattttttttttctgaatcatcCTAAAGTTGCGGATAAGACACCACACTCCTGCGTACTTCAGTGTGCATCTCTAAAAATAAGGACTTTTTTTCATAATCATAATACTATTACCAAGCTTCAGAAAATTAACAATCGTTTACTAATACTATTTAAAACCTGGGCCATACTAGATGTCCTCAGTTGGATAATGGATATGCTAGTTACCCTAACCTGATCACTACATTCCATATGTAtagaaacatcactatgtaccaaATGAATATGAcagttattatttgtcaattaaaaaaaattaaaaccaaagcaaAACGAATGTAGAATACAACATTGCTTACAAAAATTGTCTTCAGTTGTTCTTGCCATTTTTGTAAGTAGATATTTTCACTTGAGCTAAGATCCAATCAGTACTGACTTACTGCATTTgggtaacaaacaaacaaaaactctgacAAATAGAGCCAGGAAAGGCTATGAAGAGAGGGTACTCATGCTTGTATGCCTGAAAACAAAGACTATAAAAACCACAACGTTGCACAAAGACTATCACAACCTTATACAAAACCTCTGCAAGGATGTCTGCCCAGAAACTGCCTGTCCAACCTTTAACTGATGTCACCCTTGTTATTGACCTTTGTAGCtaagataattatttcaaaacaatgtgtaaccatccttttttttcttcctttaaaactcTGTCTTCCTTCGTCTTCCTGAATACACACATAGTTTACTATGGCATGCGTTTTCCCACTGAAATGCTCTATTCTCAAAacatatcttttattttagagaccttttctgtttgttatttaggttCACATCCCACAAGGGATTTGAGATTTGAAGCAGTTTACAAATACAGATATTTAAGTTCACATCCCACAAGAGATTTGAGATTTGAAGCAGTTTACAAGTA is a window encoding:
- the CREBZF gene encoding CREB/ATF bZIP transcription factor isoform X2, translated to MRHSLTKLLAASGSNSPTRSESPEPAATCSLPSDLSRAAAGEEETAAAGSPGRKQQFGDEGELEAGRGSRGGVAVRAPSPEEMEEEAIASLPGEETEDMDFLSGLELADLLDPRQPDWHLDPGLSSPGPLSSSGGGSDSGGLWRADDDEEAAAAEMQRFSDLLQRLLNGIGGCSSSSDSGSAEKRRRKSPGGGGGGGSGNDNNQAATKSPRKAAAAAARLNRLKKKEYVMGLESRVRGLAAENQELRAENRELGKRVQALQEESRYLRAVLANETGLARLLSRLSGVGLRLTTSLFRDSPAGDHDYALPVGKQKQDLREEDDSAGGVCLHVDKDKVSVEFCSACARKASSSLKM
- the CREBZF gene encoding CREB/ATF bZIP transcription factor isoform X1 yields the protein MRHSLTKLLAASGSNSPTRSESPEPAATCSLPSDLSRAAAGEEETAAAGSPGRKQQFGDEGELEAGRGSRGGVAVRAPSPEEMEEEAIASLPGEETEDMDFLSGLELADLLDPRQPDWHLDPGLSSPGPLSSSGGGSDSGGLWRADDDEEAAAAEMQRFSDLLQRLLNGIGGCSSSSDSGSAEKRRRKSPGGGGGGGSGNDNNQAATKSPRKAAAAAARLNRLKKKEYVMGLESRVRGLAAENQELRAENRELGKRVQALQEESRYLRAVLANETGLARLLSRLSGVGLRLTTSLFRDSPAGDHDYALPVGKQKQDLREEDDSAGGVCLHVDKDKVSVEFCSACARKASSSLKIFFFR